From the Streptomyces syringium genome, one window contains:
- a CDS encoding rhomboid-like protein produces MTAADRIRRWVCSSPGTHIWLLIIGITSLVIAAASEGLETFLLHRTSSNIHALTKHPLQSLLISGFWIESPSSFLLYAVLFEVFHANVERWLGTLRWLVTVAVAHVAATLISQEVLLLSIQEHAVPRSMKHVVDIGVSYGLAASAGVLAYRLARPWRWAYLPAVTLFFGLPLVTGGTTYTDLGHAISVAVGLACWPLTRGRGTWGPVRWPRGQPVGVSRTAAPERPRSRRSRSSP; encoded by the coding sequence GTGACAGCCGCCGATCGGATACGCCGCTGGGTCTGCTCGTCACCCGGTACGCACATCTGGCTGCTGATCATCGGCATCACCAGCCTCGTCATCGCGGCGGCCAGCGAGGGGCTGGAGACGTTCCTTCTCCACCGCACCAGCAGCAACATCCACGCACTCACCAAGCACCCGTTGCAGTCGCTGCTCATCAGTGGGTTCTGGATCGAGAGCCCGTCCTCGTTCCTGCTCTACGCCGTGCTCTTCGAGGTCTTCCACGCCAACGTCGAACGCTGGCTCGGCACCCTGCGCTGGCTGGTCACGGTGGCCGTCGCCCATGTCGCGGCCACGCTGATCAGCCAGGAGGTGCTGCTGCTGTCGATCCAGGAGCACGCGGTGCCCCGGTCGATGAAGCACGTTGTCGACATAGGGGTCTCGTACGGGCTCGCCGCTTCCGCCGGGGTGCTGGCCTACCGCCTGGCCCGGCCCTGGCGCTGGGCGTATCTGCCGGCGGTCACGCTGTTCTTCGGGCTGCCGCTCGTCACCGGGGGGACGACGTACACCGACCTCGGCCACGCGATCTCCGTGGCCGTGGGGCTGGCCTGCTGGCCGTTGACGCGCGGCCGGGGCACCTGGGGGCCGGTGCGGTGGCCGAGAGGACAGCCGGTCGGCGTCAGCCGAACAGCCGCTCCAGAACGGCCGCGATCCCGTCGTTCTCGTTCGAGTCCGTGA
- a CDS encoding copper chaperone PCu(A)C has product MITKSTATTAAVLPLVLAGGLLLVTGCQSEKNALGRDKAQLSVSGAYLPQPAMTDMAAAYLTVTNDGGKADQLTSVTSPLSRDITMHTTEGTAMKHAAKLDVPAKGKLTLARGGTHLMLGKLDHKPKVGERIEFTLHFATSAPVKIKVPVETATFRPKD; this is encoded by the coding sequence GTGATCACCAAGTCCACCGCCACCACCGCCGCCGTCCTGCCCCTCGTGCTCGCCGGGGGTCTGCTGCTGGTCACCGGCTGCCAGTCGGAGAAGAACGCCCTGGGCCGCGACAAGGCGCAGCTGTCCGTCAGCGGCGCCTACCTGCCGCAGCCCGCCATGACCGACATGGCCGCCGCCTACCTCACCGTCACCAACGACGGCGGCAAGGCCGACCAACTCACGTCCGTCACCAGCCCGCTCTCGCGCGACATCACCATGCACACCACCGAGGGCACGGCGATGAAGCACGCGGCGAAGCTGGACGTGCCCGCGAAGGGCAAGCTGACGCTCGCCCGCGGCGGCACCCACCTCATGCTCGGCAAGCTCGACCACAAGCCCAAGGTGGGCGAGCGGATCGAATTCACCCTGCACTTCGCCACGTCGGCACCCGTCAAGATCAAGGTGCCGGTCGAGACCGCGACCTTCCGTCCCAAGGACTGA
- a CDS encoding FadR/GntR family transcriptional regulator, with product MTLRAAGRQSLVDTVVDQLRAQVTAGEWAVGGRIPTEHALAEQLQVGRNTVREAVRVLVHAGMLRSRQGEGTFVVSTADPGEIMRGLQRAGVRDVLELRIALEAEAARLAAVRHEPADLERMRAALDAQTAFEDPDGQPDSGNLELYADHDIAFHKAVVEAAHNSALTATYGWFSSSVRESLVTALGDREMPRIVHGDHHALMDAIASGDPDAAARAARALLDRPKQAVESLLAER from the coding sequence ATGACCTTGAGAGCAGCCGGACGCCAGTCCCTGGTGGACACCGTCGTCGACCAGCTCCGAGCCCAGGTCACCGCCGGCGAATGGGCCGTGGGCGGCCGTATCCCCACCGAGCACGCGCTCGCCGAGCAGCTTCAGGTCGGACGCAACACCGTCCGCGAAGCCGTCCGCGTCCTCGTGCACGCCGGAATGCTGCGCTCCAGGCAGGGCGAGGGCACGTTCGTCGTCTCCACCGCCGACCCCGGCGAGATCATGCGCGGTCTGCAGCGCGCCGGCGTGCGGGACGTGCTGGAGCTGCGCATCGCGCTGGAGGCCGAGGCCGCGCGGCTCGCGGCGGTCCGGCACGAGCCCGCCGACCTGGAGCGGATGCGCGCCGCGCTGGACGCGCAGACGGCGTTCGAGGACCCCGACGGCCAGCCCGACTCCGGGAATCTGGAGCTGTACGCCGATCACGACATCGCGTTCCACAAGGCCGTCGTCGAGGCCGCGCACAACAGCGCGCTGACCGCCACCTACGGCTGGTTCAGCAGCTCGGTGCGCGAGTCGCTGGTCACCGCGCTCGGCGACCGCGAGATGCCGCGCATCGTCCACGGCGACCACCACGCGCTCATGGACGCCATCGCCTCCGGTGACCCCGACGCCGCCGCCCGCGCCGCCCGGGCGCTGCTCGACCGCCCGAAGCAGGCCGTCGAGTCCCTGCTGGCCGAGCGCTGA
- the pheA gene encoding prephenate dehydratase has protein sequence MSPSRYAYLGPEGTFTEAALRTLPEAATRELVPMVSVPTALDAVRNGEAAAALVPIENSVEGGVTATLDELATGAPLMIYREVLLQIAFALLVRPGTRLADIKTVTGHPVAQPQVRNWLAQHLPDALWESSASNADGARLVQEGRYDAAFAGEFAAATYGLEALYTDIHDAQNAQTRFVLAGRPARPAARTGADRTSFVVWLRDNHPGALLELLQEFASRGVNLMRIESRPTGEGMGQYCFSIDCEGHITDRRVGEALMGLKRTCPKVRFLGSYPQAGVDAGVPPRPGTSDDDFVAAADWLTRCQDGRA, from the coding sequence ATGTCCCCCAGCCGCTATGCCTATCTCGGCCCCGAGGGCACCTTCACCGAGGCCGCGCTCCGTACGCTCCCCGAGGCCGCGACCCGCGAACTCGTGCCCATGGTCTCCGTGCCGACCGCGCTCGACGCCGTGCGCAACGGCGAGGCCGCCGCCGCGCTCGTGCCGATCGAGAATTCCGTGGAGGGCGGCGTCACCGCGACGCTCGACGAACTCGCCACCGGCGCACCGCTGATGATCTACCGAGAGGTGCTGCTCCAGATCGCCTTCGCGCTGCTCGTCCGCCCCGGCACCCGGCTCGCGGACATCAAGACCGTCACCGGTCACCCCGTCGCACAGCCGCAGGTGCGCAACTGGCTGGCGCAGCACCTGCCGGACGCGCTGTGGGAGTCGTCGGCGTCCAACGCGGACGGGGCGCGGCTGGTGCAGGAGGGGCGCTACGACGCCGCGTTCGCCGGGGAGTTCGCGGCGGCGACGTACGGGCTCGAGGCGCTGTACACCGACATCCACGACGCGCAGAACGCGCAGACCCGCTTCGTGCTGGCCGGCCGTCCGGCGCGGCCCGCGGCGCGCACGGGTGCCGACCGGACGTCGTTCGTCGTCTGGCTGCGCGACAACCACCCGGGCGCGCTGCTGGAGCTGCTGCAGGAGTTCGCCTCGCGCGGGGTGAACCTGATGCGGATCGAATCGCGGCCCACGGGCGAGGGCATGGGGCAGTACTGCTTCTCCATCGACTGTGAGGGGCACATCACCGACCGCCGGGTGGGCGAGGCGCTGATGGGGCTGAAGCGGACGTGCCCGAAGGTGCGGTTCCTCGGCTCGTACCCGCAGGCGGGGGTGGACGCCGGCGTTCCGCCGCGGCCGGGGACGTCGGACGACGACTTCGTGGCCGCCGCGGACTGGCTGACGCGCTGCCAGGACGGCCGGGCCTGA
- the efeB gene encoding iron uptake transporter deferrochelatase/peroxidase subunit, translating to MAEQAKQAGQTKLAGQAGPGKQAGQAEKSPRAGQAGESTRAEQHHGISRRRLLGTAGAAGAAGLVAGGAAGAFGAEAVRDAPAALAGVGSATLPFHGTHQAGIAEPAQAHGHLVAFDLAPGADRKAAAALLRRWSATAAELAAGEAPKGDDTGIALDAGPSSLTVTFGFGRSFFDRTGLTAKRPAALEPLPDFTADALDRKRSDGDLWVQIGADDSLVAFHALRLLQKQAAGTARVRWQMNGFNRSPGATARPLTGRNLMGQMDGTNNPKPSDPDFASRVFVPDRDGDWMAGGSYAVVRRIRMLLDSWDHLSLERQEKVIGRRKSDGAPLSGGTETTPVDLTKIEKDGSLAIAGDAHIRVAAPESNRGAAMLRRAFSYHDGFLDDGAPDAGLLFVAWQADPLKGFVPVQRKLDRGDGLSRFLRHEASGLYAVPGGCAPGEYVGQRLLEG from the coding sequence ATGGCTGAACAGGCGAAGCAGGCCGGGCAGACGAAGCTGGCTGGACAGGCCGGACCGGGCAAGCAGGCCGGGCAGGCTGAGAAGAGCCCGCGGGCCGGGCAGGCCGGGGAGAGTACGCGGGCCGAGCAGCACCACGGCATCAGCCGCCGTCGTCTGCTGGGCACCGCCGGGGCCGCGGGCGCGGCCGGGCTCGTCGCGGGCGGCGCGGCCGGCGCGTTCGGGGCCGAGGCCGTACGGGACGCACCGGCCGCGCTGGCCGGCGTCGGCTCCGCGACCCTGCCCTTCCACGGCACCCACCAGGCCGGCATCGCCGAGCCCGCGCAGGCGCACGGCCACCTCGTCGCCTTCGACCTCGCCCCGGGAGCCGACCGCAAGGCCGCCGCCGCGCTGCTGCGCCGCTGGTCGGCGACGGCGGCGGAGCTGGCGGCGGGCGAGGCGCCGAAGGGCGACGACACGGGCATCGCCCTGGACGCGGGCCCGTCCTCGCTGACCGTCACCTTCGGCTTCGGCCGCAGCTTCTTCGACCGCACCGGGCTGACCGCGAAGCGGCCGGCGGCCCTGGAGCCGCTGCCCGACTTCACCGCCGACGCGCTCGACCGCAAGCGCAGCGACGGCGACCTGTGGGTACAGATCGGCGCCGACGACTCGCTCGTCGCCTTCCACGCGCTGCGCCTGCTCCAGAAGCAGGCCGCCGGCACGGCACGCGTCCGCTGGCAGATGAACGGCTTCAACCGGTCGCCCGGCGCGACCGCGCGACCGCTGACCGGCCGCAATCTGATGGGCCAGATGGACGGCACCAACAACCCCAAGCCGTCGGACCCCGACTTCGCCTCCCGGGTCTTCGTGCCGGACCGCGACGGCGACTGGATGGCGGGCGGCTCGTACGCCGTCGTCCGGCGCATCCGCATGCTGCTCGACAGCTGGGACCACCTGTCGCTGGAACGCCAGGAGAAGGTCATCGGCCGCCGCAAGTCGGACGGCGCCCCGCTGTCCGGCGGCACGGAGACGACGCCGGTCGACCTGACCAAGATCGAGAAGGACGGCTCGCTCGCCATCGCGGGCGACGCGCACATCCGCGTGGCGGCACCGGAGTCCAACCGGGGCGCGGCCATGCTGCGCCGGGCGTTCTCCTACCACGACGGCTTCCTGGACGACGGCGCCCCGGACGCGGGGCTGCTGTTCGTCGCCTGGCAGGCGGACCCCCTGAAGGGCTTCGTCCCCGTGCAACGGAAGCTGGACCGGGGGGACGGGCTGTCGCGGTTCCTGCGGCACGAGGCGAGTGGGTTGTACGCGGTGCCGGGTGGCTGCGCGCCGGGCGAGTATGTGGGGCAGCGGTTGCTGGAGGGGTGA
- a CDS encoding aminoglycoside phosphotransferase family protein, with the protein MFDASRITVPAELAEYHESYEDEEGRAWIAGLPGLAAGFLDRWELRLDGPPAHGAVALVLPVRRADDTPAVLKLQPVDEETEGEPAALRAWGGGGAVRLLGHDDASGTMLLERLDAGRSLASVEYDEAALLTLTELLARLVSAPAPAGLRTLAELAADMLAEVPDALPALADPAERELLRSCAAAVRDVAGEAGDRLLHWDLHYENVLAPLPDSGREPWLAIDPKPLAGDPGFELLPALRNRWDDVVRTGDVERAVRRRFDLMTETMGLDRRRAVNWTLARVLQNALWDVEDCEEGEETLAPEQVLIARVLLGY; encoded by the coding sequence GTGTTCGACGCTTCCCGGATCACCGTCCCCGCCGAACTGGCGGAGTACCACGAGTCGTACGAGGACGAGGAGGGCCGCGCCTGGATCGCCGGGCTGCCCGGGCTGGCCGCCGGTTTCCTGGACCGCTGGGAGCTGCGGCTCGACGGTCCCCCGGCGCACGGGGCGGTGGCGCTCGTCCTGCCCGTGCGCCGCGCGGACGACACCCCGGCCGTGCTCAAGCTCCAGCCGGTCGACGAGGAGACCGAGGGGGAGCCCGCCGCGCTGCGCGCGTGGGGCGGCGGCGGCGCGGTCCGGCTCCTCGGCCACGACGACGCCTCCGGCACGATGCTGCTGGAGCGGCTGGACGCCGGGCGCTCGCTGGCCTCGGTGGAGTACGACGAGGCCGCGCTGCTGACGCTCACCGAACTGCTGGCCCGCCTGGTTTCGGCCCCCGCACCGGCCGGTCTGCGGACCCTCGCCGAGCTCGCGGCCGACATGCTCGCCGAGGTGCCGGACGCGCTCCCGGCCCTGGCCGACCCGGCCGAACGGGAGCTGCTGCGCTCCTGCGCGGCCGCCGTGCGGGACGTGGCCGGCGAGGCGGGTGACCGGCTGCTGCACTGGGATCTGCACTACGAGAACGTGCTGGCGCCGTTGCCGGATAGCGGCCGCGAGCCGTGGCTCGCCATCGACCCGAAGCCGCTCGCGGGCGACCCCGGCTTCGAGCTGCTGCCCGCGCTCCGCAACCGCTGGGACGACGTCGTCCGGACCGGTGACGTGGAACGCGCGGTGCGCCGCCGCTTCGATCTGATGACCGAGACCATGGGTTTGGACCGGCGGCGCGCGGTGAACTGGACGCTGGCCCGCGTGCTGCAGAACGCCCTGTGGGACGTGGAGGACTGCGAGGAGGGCGAGGAAACCCTCGCACCCGAGCAGGTCCTGATCGCCCGGGTGCTGTTGGGCTACTGA
- a CDS encoding CynX/NimT family MFS transporter, with protein MSETRSEAPLIDAEEALAPTAPVAAARRRLRAHPALVMLGIVLASLNMRAALAGVSPLLGEIGDHFHLAAAASSLVTTIPLVFMGLGSIVAPKLARRWGTEAVLCGALVLLCGGIVLRVAPPVVALFVGCALVGTAIALLNVLMPGLIKRDFPDRAASMTALYSTAMILGATVSAASAVPLENALGGWQGSLASWALLAALAAAVWIPQVVISRRGTGHGQPSAKPVPSAGTDLVRTPLAWQITLFMGSQSLVAYVCIAWLPTIFTDHGMSKAEAGLVFAFSTLVQMAGSFVVPMLAGRMRSQRLLAVSVVLFMAAGITGLLVAPVAGAWLWAVLLGIGQGGALGLALTMMVLRTRDAHTAARLSGMAQTWGYLLAAVGPFALGAVHQATGGWNIPIILLLVVCAGLVMLGLGAGRDRKI; from the coding sequence ATGTCCGAGACGAGGTCCGAAGCACCATTGATCGACGCGGAGGAGGCCCTGGCGCCCACCGCGCCCGTGGCCGCCGCGAGACGGCGGCTGCGTGCCCATCCCGCGCTCGTGATGCTCGGCATCGTCCTCGCCTCGCTCAATATGCGGGCCGCGCTCGCCGGGGTCTCGCCGCTCCTCGGCGAGATCGGCGACCACTTCCACCTGGCCGCCGCCGCGAGCAGCCTGGTGACGACCATTCCGCTCGTCTTCATGGGGCTCGGCTCGATCGTCGCGCCGAAGCTCGCCCGGCGCTGGGGCACCGAGGCCGTGCTCTGCGGCGCGCTCGTGCTGCTGTGCGGCGGCATCGTGCTGCGCGTCGCGCCGCCCGTCGTGGCGCTCTTCGTCGGCTGTGCGCTCGTCGGCACCGCGATAGCCCTGCTCAACGTCCTCATGCCGGGTCTGATCAAGCGGGACTTCCCGGACCGGGCCGCGAGCATGACCGCGCTCTACTCGACCGCGATGATCCTCGGCGCCACCGTCTCCGCGGCCTCCGCCGTGCCGCTGGAGAACGCCCTCGGCGGCTGGCAGGGCTCCCTCGCCTCCTGGGCGCTGCTCGCGGCGCTCGCCGCGGCGGTGTGGATCCCGCAGGTGGTCATCTCGCGCCGGGGCACCGGGCACGGGCAGCCCTCGGCGAAGCCCGTGCCCAGTGCCGGCACCGACCTCGTCCGTACGCCGCTGGCCTGGCAGATCACCCTCTTCATGGGGTCGCAGTCGCTCGTGGCCTACGTCTGCATCGCCTGGCTGCCGACGATCTTCACGGACCACGGCATGAGCAAGGCCGAGGCCGGTCTCGTCTTCGCGTTCAGCACCCTGGTGCAGATGGCCGGTTCGTTCGTCGTGCCGATGCTGGCCGGGCGGATGCGCTCGCAGCGCCTGCTGGCGGTCTCCGTGGTGCTGTTCATGGCGGCGGGCATCACCGGGCTGCTCGTGGCCCCGGTCGCCGGTGCGTGGCTGTGGGCGGTGCTGCTCGGCATCGGCCAGGGCGGTGCGCTGGGCCTCGCACTGACGATGATGGTGCTGCGCACCCGCGACGCCCACACCGCCGCCCGGCTCTCCGGCATGGCGCAGACGTGGGGCTATCTGCTGGCGGCCGTCGGGCCGTTCGCGCTGGGCGCCGTCCACCAGGCGACCGGCGGCTGGAACATCCCGATCATCCTGCTCCTGGTGGTGTGCGCGGGCTTGGTGATGCTCGGGCTCGGCGCCGGGCGCGATCGGAAGATCTGA
- a CDS encoding copper resistance CopC/CopD family protein — protein MTTPTALPTPTARRVLSVLGTLLAALLCALGLGATPASAHAALTSTDPANGSVVQTAPQRITLRFSEGVMLNADSIRVLDPGGERVEQGGPEHVDGKSDSAAVALRAGLARGTYTVAWQAVSADSHPVAGAFTFSIGAPSKTTVKATATVTEVDPAVEVLYDAGRYAAYAGFVLLVGGCVFAGVCRSSRSVQRIAVGGWITLFASTAALLLLRGAYTSGKGTGDVLDLALLGDVLATKPGAALLSRLLLLSAAAVFLAVLFGSYAREDDDRTRGERRDVAYGLGIGGTVVAVGLAATWAMAEHASVGIQAWLAMPVDVVHLVAVAVWLGGLAALLAALRSGEPLKRAAVVRFSRLAFASVCALVATGLYQSWRQVGSWDALTGTSYGRWLLVKAGLVIVLVGVAYFSRRWTARLTDGPEPKRTKSAKPAAQKVTAAAKGGGADSAERAAQLARQRAALEKAAGKRERDADENRSGLRRSVGAEAAVAVVLLAVTTVLTGTQPGRAEAEQQRAASGAAAPAATGPAEARIPYDTGGTNGRGTARITLDPGRSGRNTLDVAVTDAAGRPVDVPELEVSFTEKAKEIGPLRATLERRPGGRWQATGFQLPMAGEWQLSLTVRTSDIDQVTEIKNVKIN, from the coding sequence ATGACGACCCCGACCGCCCTGCCCACCCCGACCGCCAGGCGGGTGCTGTCCGTCCTGGGCACCCTGCTCGCCGCACTGTTGTGCGCGCTCGGCCTCGGCGCCACCCCCGCGTCGGCGCACGCCGCGCTCACCTCCACCGACCCCGCCAACGGTTCGGTGGTGCAGACGGCGCCACAGCGGATCACGCTCCGCTTCTCCGAGGGGGTCATGCTCAACGCCGACTCGATACGGGTCCTGGACCCGGGCGGCGAGCGGGTCGAGCAGGGCGGTCCCGAGCACGTGGACGGCAAGTCCGACTCCGCGGCCGTCGCGCTGCGCGCCGGGCTCGCGAGAGGCACGTACACCGTGGCGTGGCAGGCCGTCTCGGCCGACAGCCACCCCGTGGCCGGGGCCTTCACCTTCTCCATCGGGGCGCCGTCGAAGACGACGGTGAAGGCCACGGCCACCGTCACCGAGGTCGATCCGGCGGTCGAGGTCCTCTACGACGCGGGCCGGTACGCGGCCTACGCCGGCTTCGTGCTGCTCGTCGGCGGCTGCGTCTTCGCGGGCGTGTGCCGCTCCTCGCGGTCCGTGCAGCGGATCGCGGTCGGCGGGTGGATCACCCTCTTCGCGTCGACGGCGGCGCTGTTGCTGCTGCGGGGCGCGTACACGAGCGGCAAGGGGACAGGGGACGTCCTCGATCTCGCGCTGCTCGGTGACGTGCTGGCCACCAAGCCGGGGGCGGCACTGCTGTCGCGGCTGCTGCTGCTGAGCGCCGCGGCCGTCTTCCTCGCCGTGCTGTTCGGTTCGTACGCCCGCGAGGACGACGACCGCACGCGCGGCGAACGCCGGGACGTCGCCTACGGGCTCGGGATCGGCGGCACCGTCGTCGCGGTCGGGCTGGCGGCGACGTGGGCGATGGCCGAGCACGCGTCGGTCGGCATACAGGCGTGGCTGGCGATGCCGGTCGACGTGGTGCACCTGGTGGCCGTCGCGGTGTGGCTCGGCGGGCTGGCCGCGCTGCTGGCCGCCCTGCGCTCCGGGGAACCGCTCAAGCGCGCGGCCGTGGTCCGCTTCTCGCGGCTCGCGTTCGCGTCGGTGTGCGCGCTGGTCGCGACCGGGCTCTACCAGTCCTGGCGGCAGGTCGGCTCGTGGGACGCCCTCACCGGTACCTCCTACGGCCGGTGGCTGCTGGTCAAGGCCGGGCTGGTGATCGTCCTCGTCGGCGTCGCGTACTTCTCGCGGCGCTGGACGGCCCGGCTCACGGACGGCCCGGAGCCGAAGAGGACCAAGTCGGCCAAGCCGGCCGCGCAGAAGGTCACGGCCGCCGCGAAGGGCGGCGGCGCCGACTCCGCCGAGCGGGCCGCCCAGCTCGCCCGGCAGCGGGCCGCGCTGGAGAAGGCCGCCGGGAAGCGGGAGCGCGACGCGGACGAGAACCGCAGCGGGCTGCGGCGCTCGGTCGGCGCCGAGGCCGCCGTGGCGGTCGTGCTGCTGGCCGTCACCACCGTGCTCACCGGCACGCAGCCCGGCCGCGCCGAGGCCGAGCAGCAGCGGGCCGCGTCCGGCGCGGCGGCCCCGGCCGCGACCGGCCCGGCCGAGGCGCGCATCCCCTACGACACCGGCGGGACGAACGGGCGCGGCACGGCCCGCATCACCCTCGACCCCGGGCGCTCCGGCCGCAACACCCTCGACGTCGCCGTCACCGACGCCGCCGGGCGGCCGGTGGACGTACCCGAGCTGGAGGTGTCCTTCACCGAGAAGGCGAAGGAGATCGGCCCGCTGCGCGCCACGCTGGAACGCCGCCCCGGCGGCCGCTGGCAGGCCACCGGCTTCCAGCTGCCCATGGCCGGCGAATGGCAGCTGTCCCTGACCGTACGGACCTCCGACATCGACCAGGTCACCGAGATCAAGAACGTGAAGATCAACTGA
- the serS gene encoding serine--tRNA ligase, producing the protein MIDLRLLREDPDRVRASQRARGEDVDIVDALLSADERRRSSSVRFDELRSEQKALGKLIPKAAGDEKAGLLKKAGELSAAVKAADAEQDEAAAETQRLLLQIGNLVHPDVPRGGEDDFVVLETVGTPRDFAAEGFEPKDHLELGQSLGAIDVERGAKVSGSRFYYLTGVGALLELALVNAAIAQATAAGFIPMLTPALVKPRAMEGTGFLGQAAQDVYHLEKDDFYLVGTSEVPLAAYHMDEIIEAEKLPLRYAGFSPCFRREAGTYGKDTRGIFRVHQFDKVEMFSYVDPEDAEAEHARLLEWEKQWLTSLELPYQVIDVATGDLGSSASRKFDCEAWIPTQGKYRELTSTSNCDEFQSRRLSVRMRDGKHVKPLATLNGTLCAVPRTIVALLENHQQADGTVRVPEVLRPYLGGREFLEPVAK; encoded by the coding sequence GTGATTGACCTTCGCCTGCTTCGTGAGGACCCCGACCGTGTGCGCGCCTCCCAGCGCGCCCGTGGAGAGGACGTCGACATCGTCGACGCGCTGCTCTCCGCCGACGAACGACGCAGGTCGTCCAGCGTCCGCTTCGACGAACTCCGCTCCGAGCAGAAGGCGCTCGGCAAGCTCATCCCCAAGGCCGCCGGTGACGAGAAGGCCGGGCTGCTGAAGAAGGCGGGCGAGCTGTCCGCGGCCGTCAAGGCCGCCGACGCCGAGCAGGACGAGGCCGCGGCCGAGACGCAGCGCCTGCTGCTCCAGATCGGCAACCTCGTCCACCCGGACGTGCCGCGCGGCGGCGAGGACGACTTCGTCGTCCTGGAGACCGTCGGCACCCCCCGTGACTTCGCCGCCGAGGGCTTCGAGCCCAAGGACCACCTGGAGCTCGGCCAGTCGCTCGGCGCGATCGACGTCGAGCGCGGCGCCAAGGTCTCCGGCTCCCGCTTCTACTACCTGACGGGCGTCGGCGCCCTGCTCGAGCTCGCGCTTGTCAACGCCGCCATCGCCCAGGCCACCGCCGCCGGCTTCATCCCGATGCTGACGCCCGCGCTGGTCAAGCCGCGCGCCATGGAGGGCACCGGCTTCCTCGGCCAGGCCGCCCAGGACGTCTACCACCTGGAGAAGGACGACTTCTACCTGGTCGGCACGTCCGAGGTGCCGCTCGCCGCGTACCACATGGACGAGATCATCGAGGCGGAGAAGCTGCCGCTGCGCTACGCGGGCTTCTCGCCGTGCTTCCGCCGCGAGGCCGGTACGTACGGCAAGGACACCCGGGGCATCTTCCGCGTCCACCAGTTCGACAAGGTGGAGATGTTCTCCTACGTCGACCCGGAGGACGCCGAGGCCGAGCACGCGCGTCTCCTGGAGTGGGAGAAGCAGTGGCTCACCAGCCTGGAGCTGCCCTACCAGGTCATCGACGTGGCCACGGGCGACCTCGGTTCGTCCGCCTCGCGCAAGTTCGACTGCGAGGCGTGGATCCCCACCCAGGGCAAGTACCGCGAGCTGACCTCCACCTCGAACTGCGACGAGTTCCAGTCCCGCCGCCTCTCCGTGCGCATGCGCGACGGGAAGCACGTCAAGCCGCTGGCCACGCTCAACGGCACGCTGTGCGCGGTGCCGCGCACGATCGTGGCGCTGCTGGAGAACCACCAGCAGGCCGACGGCACGGTGCGCGTCCCCGAGGTGCTGCGCCCGTACCTGGGCGGTCGCGAGTTCCTGGAGCCGGTCGCCAAGTGA
- a CDS encoding HAD family hydrolase produces the protein MSAAPPPYRLVATDLDGTLLRPDDTVSERTRAALAQATAAGAAHIIVTGRSVPWTRAILEALDYRGLAVCGQGAQVYHAGEHRLLTSVTLDRQLAALAVAKVEAEIGPLYLAASRDGMDGDVLIGPGYRIQDGPLPAVPITDPAELWLTPLNKLYLQHPDLGDDELVEVARRVAGDLVGVTMAGAGIVELLPLGLSKATGLSLAARRLGVKAADTIAFGDMPNDIPMFGWAAHGVAMANAHPELRAVADEITDSNENDGIAAVLERLFG, from the coding sequence GTGAGCGCCGCCCCGCCGCCGTACCGCCTTGTCGCGACCGACCTCGACGGCACGCTGCTGCGACCCGACGACACCGTCTCGGAGCGCACCCGCGCCGCCCTCGCCCAGGCCACGGCGGCCGGTGCCGCGCACATCATCGTCACCGGCCGGTCCGTCCCGTGGACCCGGGCGATACTCGAGGCCCTGGACTACCGGGGCCTCGCGGTCTGCGGCCAGGGCGCGCAGGTCTACCACGCGGGCGAGCACCGGCTGCTGACGTCGGTGACGCTGGACCGGCAGCTCGCCGCGCTGGCCGTCGCCAAGGTCGAGGCCGAGATCGGCCCCCTCTACCTCGCCGCCAGCCGTGACGGCATGGACGGCGACGTCCTGATCGGCCCCGGCTACCGCATCCAGGACGGCCCGCTGCCGGCCGTCCCGATCACGGACCCGGCCGAGCTGTGGCTCACCCCGCTCAACAAGCTCTACCTCCAGCACCCCGACCTCGGCGACGACGAGCTGGTCGAGGTGGCCCGCCGGGTCGCCGGTGACCTCGTGGGCGTGACGATGGCGGGCGCAGGCATCGTCGAGCTGCTGCCCCTGGGCCTGAGCAAGGCCACGGGTCTGTCGCTGGCCGCGCGCCGCCTGGGTGTGAAGGCCGCCGACACCATCGCCTTCGGTGACATGCCCAACGACATCCCGATGTTCGGCTGGGCCGCGCACGGGGTGGCCATGGCCAACGCCCATCCGGAACTGCGGGCCGTCGCGGACGAGATCACGGACTCGAACGAGAACGACGGGATCGCGGCCGTTCTGGAGCGGCTGTTCGGCTGA